The Streptomyces sp. Mut1 genome window below encodes:
- the manA gene encoding mannose-6-phosphate isomerase, class I: MDRLSNTVRPYAWGSTTAIPALLGVAPTGEPQAEMWMGAHPGAPSRITRTGTTPTGTTPTGTTASAPAEQALTDVIAADPAGELGAATVEKFGPRLPFLLKLLAAGAPLSLQVHPDLDQARAGYADEERRSVPIDAPHRTYKDANHKPELICALTPFDGLCGFRRPLEAAEAMEGLGVDSLKPYADLLRAHPEEGALREVLTAILTADPAEMAETVAAAAAAAERLGGAYAPYARIAHHFPGDAGVVAAMLLNYVRLQPGEALFLGAGVPHAYLDGLGVEIMANSDNVLRCGLTPKHIDVPELLRIVRFEATDPGILRPEASASGEELYETPADEFRLSRFDLSPGAAPVDLTAPTPQILLCTAGAPRAGELGLGPGESVFVPAGEPVRVSGAGTLFRATVVA, from the coding sequence ATGGACCGGCTCTCCAACACCGTGCGCCCGTACGCCTGGGGCTCGACCACCGCGATCCCCGCCCTGCTCGGCGTCGCCCCCACCGGCGAGCCGCAGGCGGAGATGTGGATGGGCGCCCACCCCGGAGCCCCCTCCCGGATCACCCGCACCGGCACCACCCCCACCGGCACCACCCCCACCGGCACCACCGCGTCGGCCCCCGCCGAACAGGCCCTCACCGACGTCATCGCCGCCGACCCGGCCGGTGAGCTCGGCGCGGCCACCGTGGAGAAGTTCGGCCCGCGCCTCCCCTTCCTGCTGAAGCTGCTCGCCGCGGGCGCCCCCCTCTCCCTCCAGGTCCACCCGGACCTGGACCAGGCGCGGGCGGGGTACGCGGACGAGGAGCGCCGGTCCGTCCCGATCGACGCCCCGCACCGCACGTACAAGGACGCCAACCACAAGCCCGAGCTGATCTGCGCGCTCACCCCCTTCGACGGCCTGTGCGGATTCCGCCGTCCGCTGGAGGCGGCCGAGGCGATGGAGGGCCTGGGCGTCGACTCCCTCAAGCCGTACGCCGATCTGCTGCGCGCCCACCCCGAAGAGGGCGCCCTGCGCGAGGTGCTGACGGCGATCCTCACCGCGGACCCGGCCGAGATGGCCGAGACGGTGGCCGCCGCCGCGGCCGCCGCGGAACGGCTCGGCGGCGCCTACGCCCCGTACGCCCGCATCGCCCACCACTTCCCGGGCGACGCCGGAGTCGTCGCGGCCATGCTGCTCAACTACGTGCGGCTCCAGCCCGGCGAGGCCCTGTTCCTCGGCGCCGGCGTGCCGCACGCGTACCTCGACGGCCTCGGCGTCGAGATCATGGCCAACTCCGACAACGTGCTGCGCTGCGGCCTGACGCCCAAGCACATCGATGTCCCCGAACTCCTGCGCATCGTCCGTTTCGAGGCGACAGATCCGGGAATCCTGCGCCCCGAGGCGTCGGCCTCCGGCGAGGAGCTGTACGAGACACCGGCCGACGAGTTCCGCCTCTCGCGCTTCGACCTGTCGCCCGGCGCCGCCCCCGTCGACCTGACCGCGCCCACGCCCCAGATCCTGCTCTGCACGGCGGGCGCCCCGCGCGCCGGCGAGCTCGGTCTCGGCCCCGGCGAGTCGGTGTTCGTACCGGCGGGCGAGCCGGTCCGGGTGTCCGGAGCGGGCACGCTGTTCCGGGCCACAGTGGTGGCCTGA
- a CDS encoding DUF3499 domain-containing protein, with the protein MSPVRRCSRTACGRPAVATLTYVYADSTAVLGPLATYAEPHCYDLCAEHSERLTAPRGWEVVRLSDPSAPSRPSGDDLEALANAVREAARPQERGDGTRGGGPRTADPMEVARRGHLRVLRSPDS; encoded by the coding sequence GTGAGCCCTGTACGTCGCTGTTCGCGCACCGCGTGCGGCCGCCCTGCCGTCGCGACACTGACGTACGTCTATGCCGACTCGACTGCGGTCCTCGGCCCGCTCGCCACCTACGCCGAGCCCCACTGCTACGACCTCTGTGCCGAGCACAGCGAGCGGCTCACCGCGCCCCGGGGCTGGGAAGTCGTCCGGCTCTCCGACCCCTCCGCGCCCAGCCGCCCCAGCGGCGACGACCTGGAAGCGCTGGCGAACGCCGTACGGGAAGCCGCCCGCCCGCAGGAACGCGGCGACGGCACGCGGGGCGGCGGCCCGCGCACCGCGGACCCCATGGAGGTCGCCCGCAGGGGCCACCTGCGCGTTCTGCGTTCCCCCGACTCCTGA
- a CDS encoding DUF5719 family protein: MKSTSLSLIAGAVALAAVTGFAALNVPDGGGTAEARTAARLPVERTSLLCPAPGLSELSETAYTAFTPVGGSGGSAAGGKAELLSSAKDDEDAKKDTAKDKEKSKKDKEAGGKKPVVSLKEPGKPATGEASGADSPALIGTATARLAPGWTAQQTTTIEAGDGRGLLGISCTAPDTDFWFPAASTAKSRQDYVHLTNPDDTAAVADIELYGPDGSLKSDVGEGITVPAGSGIRVLISTLTSKAADDVTVHVTTRSGRVGAAVRAADSKTGSDWIAASAEPAKTLVLPGIPADATSVRLVAFAPGDDDADLKLKLLGKSGAISPAGHDELHVKSKMTAGLDLKDLTRGEAGSLMLVPAEEGKATPVVAALRVVRGKGDKQEVGYIPATGPVGARATAADNRSKGSVLSLAAPGAAGTVKVTASAGSKGGTPVSKTYKIAAGATVAVTPPVPAGLKGTYALTVETQSGGPVHAARTLTVEQDGIPMFTVQTLPDDKGTVEVPAAEQDLSVLDD; this comes from the coding sequence GTGAAGTCCACCAGCCTGTCCCTCATCGCCGGGGCCGTCGCCCTGGCCGCCGTCACCGGGTTCGCCGCGCTCAACGTGCCGGACGGCGGCGGCACGGCCGAGGCGAGGACCGCCGCACGGCTGCCCGTCGAGCGGACCAGCCTGCTCTGTCCGGCGCCCGGCCTCTCCGAGCTCTCGGAGACCGCGTACACGGCCTTCACACCGGTCGGCGGGAGCGGCGGGTCGGCCGCGGGCGGCAAGGCCGAACTCCTCTCGTCCGCCAAGGACGACGAGGACGCCAAGAAGGACACCGCGAAGGACAAGGAGAAGAGCAAGAAGGACAAGGAGGCGGGCGGGAAGAAGCCCGTGGTGTCCCTGAAGGAGCCCGGGAAGCCCGCCACCGGCGAGGCGTCCGGCGCGGACTCGCCCGCGCTCATCGGCACCGCCACCGCCCGGCTGGCGCCCGGCTGGACCGCCCAGCAGACCACCACCATCGAGGCGGGCGACGGACGCGGCCTGCTCGGCATCAGCTGCACCGCGCCCGACACCGACTTCTGGTTCCCGGCGGCGAGCACCGCGAAGTCCCGCCAGGACTACGTCCACCTCACCAACCCGGACGACACGGCCGCCGTCGCCGACATCGAGCTGTACGGCCCGGACGGCTCGCTCAAGTCCGACGTGGGCGAGGGCATCACCGTCCCGGCCGGCTCCGGCATCCGGGTCCTGATCTCGACGCTGACGAGCAAGGCCGCCGACGACGTGACCGTCCACGTCACCACCCGCTCGGGCCGGGTCGGCGCCGCCGTCAGGGCCGCGGACAGCAAGACCGGCAGCGACTGGATCGCCGCGTCCGCCGAACCGGCGAAGACGCTCGTGCTGCCCGGAATCCCGGCCGACGCCACCTCGGTACGGCTGGTGGCGTTCGCCCCCGGCGACGACGACGCCGACCTCAAGCTGAAGCTGCTCGGCAAGTCCGGCGCGATCTCGCCGGCCGGCCACGACGAACTGCACGTCAAGTCGAAGATGACCGCCGGGCTCGACCTGAAGGACCTCACCCGCGGAGAGGCCGGCTCACTGATGCTGGTCCCCGCCGAGGAGGGCAAGGCCACCCCCGTGGTGGCGGCGCTGCGGGTGGTCCGGGGCAAGGGCGACAAGCAGGAGGTCGGTTACATCCCGGCAACCGGCCCGGTCGGCGCGCGGGCGACCGCTGCCGACAACCGCTCCAAGGGCTCGGTCCTCTCGCTCGCCGCACCCGGAGCCGCCGGCACCGTCAAGGTCACGGCGTCCGCGGGCAGCAAGGGCGGCACCCCGGTCAGCAAGACGTACAAGATCGCCGCCGGCGCGACCGTGGCGGTCACCCCGCCGGTCCCCGCGGGCCTCAAGGGCACCTACGCCCTGACGGTCGAGACCCAGTCGGGCGGCCCGGTCCACGCCGCCCGGACCCTCACCGTGGAACAGGACGGCATCCCGATGTTCACCGTGCAGACCCTGCCGGACGACAAGGGAACGGTGGAGGTACCGGCCGCCGAACAGGACCTGTCGGTACTGGACGACTGA
- a CDS encoding SIS domain-containing protein, giving the protein MLDESLLDAPEALARADRRGLLRGAAEAGARVRTAARHATEAGITDLKPEGRPRAVLVAGPGTAATGVADLIAALAGASAPVTRIHPTGVAPAPGALRWTLPGWAGSVDLLLIATADGSEPGLALLAEQAYRRGCTVVAVAPLRSPLREAVHGVHGVVVPMASAPHGEYDAETSAAGPGTLWALLTPLLALLDRVGLVTAPADVLQRVADRLDRTAERCGPAIATYSNPAKTLAAELADSLPLIWAEGDAAGPVGRRFAAVLAELSGRPALAAVLPEALPAHGGLLAGAFAAGADPDDFFRDRVDESEPLHARVVLLRDRPTGGLSAAPAARELALGHDTPISELEPEEGSTLESLAELLAVTDFAAVYLALAAKGGA; this is encoded by the coding sequence ATGCTCGACGAGTCGTTGCTCGACGCCCCGGAAGCCCTGGCCCGAGCCGACCGCCGCGGTCTGCTCCGCGGCGCCGCCGAGGCCGGGGCCCGGGTCCGTACCGCCGCCCGGCACGCGACGGAGGCCGGGATCACGGACCTGAAGCCGGAAGGCCGCCCCCGCGCCGTCCTCGTCGCCGGCCCCGGCACCGCCGCGACCGGCGTCGCGGACCTGATCGCCGCGCTCGCCGGCGCCTCCGCCCCGGTCACCCGTATCCACCCGACCGGCGTCGCCCCCGCCCCCGGCGCACTGCGCTGGACGCTGCCCGGCTGGGCCGGCTCCGTCGACCTGCTGCTCATCGCCACGGCGGACGGTTCCGAACCGGGCCTCGCCCTCCTCGCGGAGCAGGCGTACCGCCGCGGCTGCACGGTCGTGGCCGTCGCCCCCCTGCGCTCCCCGCTGCGGGAGGCGGTCCACGGGGTGCACGGCGTCGTCGTACCGATGGCATCCGCCCCGCACGGCGAGTACGACGCCGAGACGTCGGCCGCCGGCCCCGGCACGCTCTGGGCCCTGCTCACCCCGCTGCTCGCGCTGCTCGACCGCGTCGGCCTGGTCACCGCCCCCGCCGACGTACTGCAACGCGTCGCCGACCGCCTGGACCGTACGGCGGAGCGCTGCGGACCGGCCATCGCCACGTACAGCAACCCGGCCAAGACCCTCGCCGCGGAGCTCGCGGACAGCCTGCCGCTGATCTGGGCGGAGGGCGACGCGGCCGGCCCGGTCGGCCGCCGGTTCGCCGCGGTCCTGGCGGAGCTGTCGGGCCGCCCGGCCCTCGCCGCCGTGCTCCCGGAGGCGCTCCCGGCGCACGGGGGCCTGCTGGCGGGCGCGTTCGCCGCCGGGGCGGACCCGGACGACTTCTTCCGCGACCGCGTCGACGAGTCGGAACCCCTGCACGCCCGGGTGGTCCTGCTCCGCGACCGCCCCACCGGCGGCCTCAGCGCCGCCCCCGCGGCCCGCGAACTGGCCCTGGGCCACGACACGCCGATCAGCGAGCTCGAACCGGAAGAGGGCAGCACGCTCGAATCCCTCGCCGAGCTGCTGGCCGTCACCGACTTCGCCGCGGTCTACCTGGCCCTCGCCGCAAAGGGCGGCGCCTGA
- a CDS encoding RDD family protein, with product MSELVTGDAVVLGLRPAKLPSRALALAIDLIVVGTVFGLVVFVLAIVSASLDEAAIAAVSVAAFLLVLVGGPIAVETLSHGRSLGKLACGLRVVRDDGGPIRFRHALVRGAMAVVEILMTLGVVASIASLVSARGRRLGDVFAGTLVVRERVPAGRAAAVPPPPPWLVGRFAGLDLSGVPDDLWLAVRQYLTRMHQLDADVGRSMAERLGGEVAARTGLPAPAGVPASAYLAAVVHERQVRDARRAWEAAAREATRGSAGPGPMSMPGGGSVGGEPGGGFGRYPGGPAGPVTPPEHPGAAVGPPVGMVPGPIGMVSDGAPGSGADAAAGSGGAAGRPSATGFVPPS from the coding sequence ATGAGTGAGCTCGTGACCGGGGACGCGGTCGTACTGGGGCTGCGGCCGGCGAAACTGCCGAGCCGGGCGCTGGCTCTGGCCATCGACCTGATCGTGGTGGGAACGGTGTTCGGCCTGGTCGTGTTCGTTCTCGCCATCGTCTCCGCCTCGCTGGACGAAGCGGCCATCGCGGCGGTGTCCGTCGCTGCCTTCCTGCTGGTTCTCGTGGGTGGGCCGATCGCGGTCGAGACGCTCAGCCACGGACGTTCGCTGGGCAAGCTGGCCTGCGGGCTGCGCGTCGTACGGGACGACGGCGGCCCCATACGGTTCCGGCACGCGCTGGTGCGCGGGGCGATGGCGGTCGTGGAGATCCTGATGACGCTCGGCGTCGTCGCCTCCATCGCGTCGTTGGTGTCGGCGCGTGGCCGGCGGCTCGGTGACGTCTTCGCGGGGACGCTCGTCGTACGGGAACGGGTGCCGGCGGGCCGGGCAGCGGCTGTTCCGCCGCCTCCGCCTTGGCTGGTAGGGCGGTTCGCCGGTCTGGATCTCTCAGGAGTTCCGGACGATCTGTGGCTCGCGGTGCGGCAGTACCTGACGCGGATGCATCAACTCGATGCCGACGTGGGCCGGAGCATGGCGGAGCGGCTCGGCGGGGAGGTCGCCGCGCGGACCGGGCTTCCGGCTCCGGCGGGCGTACCGGCTTCCGCGTACCTGGCTGCCGTGGTGCACGAGCGGCAGGTGCGGGACGCGCGACGGGCGTGGGAGGCCGCGGCCCGCGAGGCGACGCGGGGCTCCGCCGGTCCCGGGCCGATGAGCATGCCGGGAGGAGGGTCTGTGGGCGGCGAACCGGGCGGCGGGTTCGGCCGGTATCCGGGCGGGCCGGCCGGCCCGGTAACACCACCTGAGCACCCGGGGGCCGCCGTCGGTCCGCCCGTCGGCATGGTGCCTGGTCCCATCGGCATGGTGTCCGACGGAGCCCCGGGGTCTGGCGCCGATGCGGCTGCCGGTAGCGGAGGGGCGGCCGGGCGGCCGTCCGCCACCGGGTTCGTGCCGCCCTCCTAG
- a CDS encoding phosphomannomutase/phosphoglucomutase, whose protein sequence is MTADLSQLVKAYDVRGVVPDQWDEPLAELFGAAFVAVTGADAVVIGHDMRPTSPGLSGAFARGAAGRGADVTMIGLCSTDQLYYASGALDLPGAMFTASHNPARYNGIKMCRAGAAPVGQDTGLAEIRTLVEEWSQTGAPEPGTTPGTVTERDTLTDYAAHLLSLVDLTAIRPLKVVVDAGNGMGGHTVPTVFAGLPVDLVPMYFELDGTFPNHEANPLDPKNITDLQARVVAEGADLGLAFDGDADRCFVVDERGEGVSPSAITALVAARELARNGGRGTVIHNLITSRSVPEVVREHGGTPVRTRVGHSFMKAEMAAHGAIFGGEHSAHYYFRDFWNADTGMLAALHVLAALGGQDAPLSALVAQYDRYAASGEINSTVDDQPARTAKVRSAFADREHITTDTLDGLTITSPHWWFNLRPSNTEPLLRLNVEAENEETMRAVRDEVLTLIRG, encoded by the coding sequence GTGACCGCAGACCTGTCGCAGCTCGTGAAGGCGTACGACGTGCGCGGAGTCGTGCCCGACCAGTGGGACGAACCGCTGGCCGAACTGTTCGGGGCGGCGTTCGTAGCGGTGACCGGCGCGGACGCCGTCGTGATCGGCCACGACATGCGCCCGACCTCCCCCGGGCTGTCCGGGGCGTTCGCGCGGGGTGCGGCGGGGCGCGGAGCCGACGTCACGATGATCGGCCTGTGCTCCACGGACCAGCTGTACTACGCGTCCGGGGCGCTGGACCTGCCCGGCGCGATGTTCACGGCCTCGCACAACCCGGCGCGGTACAACGGCATCAAGATGTGCCGGGCGGGCGCCGCACCGGTCGGCCAGGACACCGGCCTGGCCGAGATCCGCACCCTGGTCGAGGAGTGGTCGCAGACGGGCGCCCCCGAGCCGGGCACCACCCCGGGCACGGTCACCGAACGCGACACCCTCACCGACTACGCCGCCCACCTGCTCTCCCTGGTGGACCTGACGGCGATCCGCCCGCTGAAGGTGGTCGTGGACGCGGGCAACGGCATGGGCGGCCACACCGTCCCCACCGTCTTCGCGGGGCTGCCGGTCGACCTGGTCCCGATGTACTTCGAGCTGGACGGCACCTTCCCGAACCACGAGGCCAACCCCCTGGACCCCAAGAACATCACGGACCTCCAGGCCCGCGTCGTGGCCGAGGGCGCCGATCTGGGCCTGGCCTTCGACGGCGACGCGGACCGCTGCTTCGTGGTGGACGAACGGGGCGAAGGCGTCTCCCCGTCGGCGATCACCGCCCTCGTCGCCGCCCGCGAACTCGCCCGCAACGGCGGCCGGGGCACGGTCATCCACAACCTGATCACCTCCCGCTCCGTGCCCGAGGTCGTACGCGAACACGGCGGCACCCCGGTCCGTACCCGGGTCGGCCACTCCTTCATGAAGGCGGAGATGGCCGCCCACGGCGCGATCTTCGGCGGCGAGCACTCGGCGCACTACTACTTCCGCGACTTCTGGAACGCCGACACGGGCATGCTCGCCGCCCTCCACGTCCTGGCCGCACTCGGCGGCCAGGACGCCCCCCTCTCGGCCCTGGTCGCCCAGTACGACCGCTACGCCGCCTCCGGCGAGATCAACTCCACGGTCGACGACCAGCCCGCCCGCACAGCCAAGGTCCGCTCCGCCTTCGCCGACCGCGAGCACATCACCACGGACACCCTGGACGGCCTCACGATCACCTCCCCCCACTGGTGGTTCAACCTCCGCCCCTCGAACACGGAACCCCTGCTCCGCCTGAACGTGGAGGCGGAGAACGAGGAAACGATGAGAGCGGTACGCGACGAGGTACTGACCCTGATCCGCGGATAA
- a CDS encoding Trm112 family protein, which yields MPLEAGLLEILACPACHSPLDDRSAADSPELVCTGKDCGLAYPVRDGIPVLLVDEARRPA from the coding sequence ATGCCGCTCGAAGCCGGCCTCCTGGAGATCCTGGCCTGCCCGGCCTGCCACTCCCCGCTCGACGACAGGTCGGCCGCCGACAGCCCGGAACTGGTCTGCACCGGCAAGGACTGCGGCCTGGCCTACCCGGTACGGGACGGCATCCCCGTACTCCTCGTCGACGAGGCCCGCCGCCCCGCGTAA
- a CDS encoding cation diffusion facilitator family transporter, which yields MSASGGTKAIVAALGANLAIAVAKFVAFLFSGSSSMLAESVHSLADSGNQGLLLLGGKKAQREATPQHPFGYGRERYIYAFLVSIVLFSVGGMFAVYEGYEKIKHPHALESWYWPVGVLVFAIIAEGFSFRTAIKESNQTRGSLSWTDFIRRAKAPELPVVLLEDFGALIGLVLALAGVGLAIGTGDGVWDGIGTLCIGILLIAIAIVLAAETKSLLLGEAAGTDQVDRIKAAVVDGDTVTGIIHMRTLHLGPEELLVAAKIAVQHDDTAGEVANAINAAESRIREAVPIARVIYLEPDIYNEAAAAAGTNPAKTPGGTPDEGATTPGPEAPEPGAPEPGATDTPATPSDPTESGH from the coding sequence ATGAGTGCGTCAGGCGGAACCAAGGCGATCGTGGCGGCACTCGGCGCCAACCTCGCGATCGCAGTGGCCAAATTCGTCGCGTTCCTGTTCAGCGGCTCCTCGTCGATGCTCGCGGAGAGCGTCCACTCGCTCGCCGACTCCGGCAACCAGGGCCTCCTGCTTCTCGGCGGCAAGAAGGCCCAGCGCGAGGCCACTCCCCAGCACCCCTTCGGGTACGGCCGCGAACGCTACATCTACGCCTTCCTCGTCTCCATCGTCCTGTTCTCCGTCGGCGGCATGTTCGCGGTCTACGAGGGCTACGAGAAGATCAAGCACCCCCACGCGCTGGAGTCCTGGTACTGGCCGGTCGGCGTGCTGGTCTTCGCGATCATCGCCGAGGGATTCTCCTTCCGTACGGCGATCAAGGAGTCCAACCAGACCCGCGGCTCGCTCAGCTGGACGGACTTCATCCGCCGCGCGAAGGCCCCGGAACTCCCCGTCGTGCTGCTGGAGGACTTCGGCGCGCTCATCGGTCTGGTGCTCGCCCTCGCAGGCGTCGGCCTGGCCATCGGCACCGGCGACGGTGTGTGGGACGGCATCGGCACCCTCTGCATCGGCATCCTGCTGATCGCCATCGCGATCGTCCTGGCCGCCGAGACCAAGTCCCTGCTGCTCGGCGAGGCCGCCGGCACCGACCAGGTCGACAGGATCAAGGCCGCGGTCGTCGACGGTGACACCGTCACGGGCATCATCCACATGCGCACCCTCCACCTCGGTCCGGAAGAACTGCTGGTCGCCGCCAAGATCGCGGTCCAGCACGACGACACCGCCGGCGAGGTCGCCAACGCCATCAACGCCGCCGAGTCCCGCATCCGGGAGGCCGTCCCGATCGCCCGGGTGATCTACCTGGAACCGGACATCTACAACGAGGCGGCCGCCGCGGCCGGCACCAATCCCGCCAAGACCCCGGGCGGCACCCCCGACGAGGGGGCCACCACCCCCGGCCCGGAGGCCCCGGAACCGGGAGCCCCCGAGCCCGGAGCCACCGATACCCCGGCCACCCCGTCGGACCCGACGGAATCCGGCCACTGA
- the ahcY gene encoding adenosylhomocysteinase — MTTVANRQDFKVADLSLATFGRKEITLAEHEMPGLMSIRKEYAAAQPLAGARITGSLHMTVQTAVLIETLVALGAEVRWASCNIFSTQDHAAAAIAVGPNGTPDAPAGVPVFAWKGETLEEYWWCTEQALTWPNTPTGGPNMILDDGGDATLLVHKGVEFEKVGAAPDPATADSEEYAQILTLLNRTLGESPQKWTQLASEIRGVTEETTTGVHRLYEMHRDGTLLFPAINVNDAVTKSKFDNKYGCRHSLIDGINRATDVLIGGKTAVVCGYGDVGKGCAESLRGQGARVIITEIDPICALQAAMDGYQVATLDDVVEQADIFVTTTGNKDIIMAADMARMKHQAIVGNIGHFDNEIDMAGLAKIDGIVKDEVKPQVHTWTFQDGKVLIVLSEGRLLNLGNATGHPSFVMSNSFADQTLAQIELFTKPEEYPTDVYVLPKHLDEKVARLHLDALGVKLTTLRPEQAAYIGVEVEGPYKPDHYRY; from the coding sequence ATGACGACGGTCGCCAATCGACAGGACTTCAAGGTCGCCGATCTCTCCCTGGCCACCTTCGGCCGTAAGGAGATCACCCTCGCCGAGCACGAGATGCCCGGCCTGATGTCGATCCGCAAGGAGTACGCAGCCGCCCAGCCCCTGGCCGGCGCCCGCATCACCGGCTCGCTGCACATGACCGTGCAGACCGCCGTGCTGATCGAGACCCTGGTCGCGCTCGGCGCCGAGGTCCGCTGGGCCTCCTGCAACATCTTCTCCACCCAGGACCACGCGGCGGCCGCCATCGCGGTCGGCCCGAACGGCACCCCGGACGCCCCCGCCGGCGTTCCCGTCTTCGCCTGGAAGGGCGAGACGCTGGAGGAGTACTGGTGGTGCACGGAGCAGGCCCTGACCTGGCCGAACACGCCTACCGGCGGCCCGAACATGATCCTGGACGACGGTGGCGACGCCACCCTCCTGGTCCACAAGGGCGTCGAGTTCGAGAAGGTCGGCGCGGCCCCGGACCCGGCCACGGCCGACAGCGAGGAGTACGCGCAGATCCTCACGCTGCTCAACCGCACGCTCGGTGAGTCCCCCCAGAAGTGGACCCAGCTCGCCTCCGAGATCCGTGGTGTCACGGAAGAGACCACGACCGGTGTGCACCGGCTCTACGAGATGCACCGCGACGGCACCCTCCTGTTCCCGGCGATCAACGTCAATGACGCGGTCACCAAGTCGAAGTTCGACAACAAGTACGGCTGCCGTCACTCGCTGATCGACGGCATCAACCGGGCCACCGACGTGCTGATCGGCGGCAAGACGGCCGTGGTCTGCGGCTACGGCGATGTCGGCAAGGGCTGCGCGGAGTCCCTCCGGGGCCAGGGCGCCCGCGTCATCATCACCGAGATCGACCCGATCTGCGCGCTCCAGGCGGCGATGGACGGCTACCAGGTCGCCACCCTCGACGACGTGGTGGAGCAGGCGGACATCTTCGTCACCACGACGGGCAACAAGGACATCATCATGGCCGCCGACATGGCCCGGATGAAGCACCAGGCCATCGTCGGGAACATCGGCCACTTCGACAACGAGATCGACATGGCCGGCCTGGCCAAGATCGACGGCATCGTGAAGGACGAGGTGAAGCCGCAGGTCCACACCTGGACGTTCCAGGACGGCAAGGTCCTGATCGTGCTGTCCGAGGGCCGCCTGCTGAACCTGGGCAACGCCACCGGCCACCCCTCGTTCGTGATGTCCAATTCGTTCGCGGACCAGACCCTGGCCCAGATCGAGCTGTTCACCAAGCCCGAGGAGTACCCGACCGACGTCTACGTGCTCCCCAAGCACCTGGACGAGAAGGTCGCCCGCCTCCACCTCGACGCCCTCGGCGTCAAGCTGACGACACTGCGCCCGGAGCAGGCCGCGTACATCGGTGTCGAGGTCGAGGGCCCGTACAAGCCGGACCACTACCGCTACTGA
- a CDS encoding metallopeptidase family protein, with the protein MDSPVPPLPSEPRPRRRDRHGRGMRGPVAPPQVPLSTSRADSFRDLVQDSVERLERRWPQLAEVDFVVLDVPETAEETVPLGSALSAEKGRPAQIAVYRRPVELRTKSRDERALLIHEIVVEQVAELLGLAPESVDPRYGQE; encoded by the coding sequence ATGGACAGTCCCGTACCGCCCCTCCCGTCCGAGCCGCGACCGCGGCGCCGAGACCGACACGGCCGCGGTATGCGCGGGCCCGTCGCCCCGCCGCAGGTGCCGCTCTCCACGAGCCGCGCGGACAGCTTCCGCGATCTGGTCCAGGACTCCGTCGAGCGGCTGGAGCGGCGCTGGCCACAGCTGGCCGAGGTCGACTTCGTCGTCCTGGATGTGCCGGAGACGGCGGAGGAGACCGTTCCGCTGGGCAGCGCGCTCTCCGCCGAGAAGGGGCGGCCCGCCCAGATCGCCGTCTACCGGCGGCCCGTCGAGCTGCGCACCAAGAGCCGCGACGAGCGCGCCCTCCTCATCCACGAGATCGTCGTGGAGCAGGTCGCCGAACTCCTGGGCCTCGCCCCCGAGTCCGTCGACCCCCGCTACGGCCAGGAGTAG